The window GAAGGACGCGGCCCCGGCGATGCCGGGCGGCGGCGGCATGGGTGGAATGGGCGGCATGGGCGGCTTCTAAGCCCCCGCCACATTCGCATCGAGATCGAAGGCCGCCTCCGGGCGGCCTTCTTTTTTGGCAGTTTGATTACGATCAAGATCTAAGGATCATCTCATGTCGCGCGACGCCAAATCGCTGACGTCAACGCTGGTGCTGTTCTACGCGATCGGCGCCGTGCTCGCGTTGGGCGCCTATGCCCTGTACAGCATCGATGATCTTGCGGTCGTCCTGACTGGATCAGGCAAACGACAACGTTCGCCGTCCTCGGCGCTGGTTATGGCCTCTACTACGTGATCTCCGGTTCTACCGGTCATCGTCCAAACGCGCCGCTGCGATTTCTGGACATATCGTTTCTGGCTGCTGCCGCCACGCTCGGGGTTGGCATGCTTGTGCATAGCTGAGCGATTTTTGAGGGCGACATCCAAACCTCCCTTTTTTCCTTCGCGGACGTGCTGTGATGCTTGGCACCACTGTCATTGCGAGGAGCGATAGCGACGAAGCAATCCATTTTTCCGCTTGCGGCCCGATGGATTGCTTCGCTTCGCTCGCAATGACGTGGATAGGCCGGGATAGGCGGGTACGAATTTAAGCCACGCAGATGTCAGCCACCGCGACCTTCTGGAACAGATGCGGCGACGCCACGGCCGAGGCCGGGTAGGCGGCGAGCTTGGCCCTGAACTCGGGATTGGCGAAGGCGGACCGGAAAGCCGCGGTCGACTCCCACACCGCGTAGTTCAGATAGGCCGGGCTGTCGCCGAGCGCGCGGTGCAGCTGGGTCGAGATGAAGCCGGGCTGCCGCTTCATGATGGCGGCGTCGGCCTGCCAGGCTTTCAGAAAAATCTCCTCGTCGGCCTTGTCGAGCGTGAAGACGTTGACGAGCACGATATTGCTGGCATCGACCGCGAGCTGACGGTCGATCGGGAATGCGGGGTCGAGGGGACGCATCTGCGGCATGGTTGGCTCCGTCGATTTGGTGCTATGATGTCATTCCGTTACAATGGATACATATCGTTTTGACATCATGATGTCAATATCAACTTATGGTGACAAATGCCACAGACCAAGCGAACGCCGGCCGGCGAAGCCCTGAGCAGCCTGATTCTCGACCTGTTCAGGCTCAACAGCCTGCTGTTCACCGCCGGCGACCGGATGGTGGCCGGGCTTGGCCTGACCAGCGCGCGCTGGCAGATCCTCGGCGCCATCGTCACCGCCGAGCGCCCGCAACCGGTCGCGTGGCTGGCGCGCGACCTCGGCGCTGCCAGACAAAACGTGCAGCGGATCGTCAACGACCTGCAACGGGACGGGCTCGTCACATTCGAGACCAATCCGCATCATCGCCGGGCCCAACTCGTCGTGCTGACCGAGAAGGGACGGCACGCCTTCGAGGCGGCCATGCGCCTGCAGCTGCCCTGGGTGAACGGCCTCGCCGACGGATTGTCGATCAAGGACCTCGAATCCACCAGCCGCGTCGTGAGTACGCTGCGCGGCAGGTTAGAGAGCGGCCAGGAACCGGACGACCGCGCATGACAGCGATTCTGGAAGCGCCGCCGTTAGGCGGCCTTCTTTTTTGGCCAATGACACGGAGGTTTGCTAGTTACGGCGGAACCGATTCTGCCCTTCGAGGACTTATCGTATGCGCGCGCTCCCGCTCCTGCTGCTCGGTCTTGCCGTCGTCTCAGCACCTGCCCTCGCCCAGATGAAGCTGCAAACGAAGCCGGCGCCGTCGAACGGCCCCGAGACGCGCTATTTCACTTCGATCGACGGCCTGATGGACGGCAATGCCGACGTCGTGCTGAAGGAAACCCGCCAGGGCAAGACCGTGACCGCGGCCGTGCTCGACGTCTGCTATCCCGCCGACAAGAGTTCGGACCGCAAGGACCGCTTCGTCGCCAACCTGACCGTCAACGGCCAGACGCTGTCCGGCACCACCCAGAGCGTCGCCGACAAGCAGCCGATCACGGTCAAGCTGAACCGCAAGCAGACCGGCGACAGCTTTGAGTTCCGCGGCCAGATCACGATCGGCCAGACCGTGACGGAGGTCGCCTCGACGGACAATTCCGATCTCAGCGAGAAGGAATTCCAGGACAACCAGGCCACCGAGGACGGCATCACGCCGCAGCCGAAGGACTTCACCGACGTCTCGCCGGAAGCGATCGGGGTGCGGGTGAAGCTCGATGCGGCGGCCGATTTCCTCAAGAGCCTGAAGGGCGAGGCCGCCGAGATCGGCACCTCCAGCCTCGCGGTGACCTGCGATGCGATGCGCTCCGGCGAGCAGACCATCAACCTCACCGTCGATCCCGAGCACGCCGGCGCGCTGCTTGCGAAGGCGAAATCAGCGCCCGGCGTGACGGCGGCCGGCTGGACCAGCGGCGTGGTCGAGATGGACCGCACCATCCGCTTCGCCGCCGCCGACTGGCGTGATGGCGACAAGATCAACAAGGACAAGCTCGCAACCGCGATCGCGGGCGTGCTGGCGAAGACGCTTTCCGCAAAGCCAGCCTCGGCGACTTGGAACGCGAATACCGGCAAGCTCAAGCTGGTGCTGAAGCGGCCGAGCGCGATCTACCCTGCGCTCGGCCTCACCCAGAATTACGAGGTCACCGCCCTCGTCTCGCCCGACAAGCCCGGCAGCTCGGACAAA of the Bradyrhizobium quebecense genome contains:
- a CDS encoding antibiotic biosynthesis monooxygenase family protein, giving the protein MPQMRPLDPAFPIDRQLAVDASNIVLVNVFTLDKADEEIFLKAWQADAAIMKRQPGFISTQLHRALGDSPAYLNYAVWESTAAFRSAFANPEFRAKLAAYPASAVASPHLFQKVAVADICVA
- a CDS encoding MarR family winged helix-turn-helix transcriptional regulator, which codes for MPQTKRTPAGEALSSLILDLFRLNSLLFTAGDRMVAGLGLTSARWQILGAIVTAERPQPVAWLARDLGAARQNVQRIVNDLQRDGLVTFETNPHHRRAQLVVLTEKGRHAFEAAMRLQLPWVNGLADGLSIKDLESTSRVVSTLRGRLESGQEPDDRA